aatagtgagcgagcgtcaaccaatcacgggtaattgcgatcgtgacttattgtagctgtcattctaccgcaatagAGGCCCTGTatctcgattccgtaaaacctgcatcaatcattattacaatcgcaattgttgtgattggctgtatttatgatattcttgttgcaacaatgcattgtagccaatagtgagcgagcgtcaaccaatcagaggagATTGCGAtagtgacattgtagctgtcagtCTACCGCAATCAAGCTGCTGATGTTCAAACGAATGTTGTATTGATGTGTCCATACTCCACAGGGCGGTGTTCAAGTTTGACGGCGCGCGGATCATCTGCTCGGCGCGGGGCTCGGACTTCACCGAGTTCCGCACGCAGTTCGCAGACGACGAGCGCGCCTTTGGATACCTCAGGTACAAAGTGAACCTATTCCAGAAGGTCCTCTTgacggagtttttttttttttaaatattagccatgctaatcatgactaatacttccctttcccctccaattaagcgtaaagcttgtgccaggagtgggcacgacaatagtgcaacgggtggggtttgaaccgccgacctttcggaagttagtccgctcctcgaccgttgagctatcgaggctcaatttTGGCCACGGCTGCCACTCTTACCAAACTAGGCAACTACCTAGTTGCCAATTGAAAAGGAGAACCGAGAGGGGCCCTCGAGGTTTACGATTGCCTAGGGACTAGGGGCCTCTGCATGGCTTAATACGGTCCTGCCGTGTAGAGCATAGTGCTAGTAAGGATAGTATGTACTATCAGAGGTTCTACGAAGCCTAGAAGCTATCGTGAGGTGACAAGTTAGGCACAGTATAAGAAGACACAGTACTCCGATTTGTTCTCGTGGTAAATGAAGACCACGACTCTGCCTATAGGTCTCCGGAATTGCTAGGACTGTCTCGAGTCGCCCCCTTACCGCATGATAGCTTCTaggcttcgtcgaacctctgatAGGTACATACTATCCTTACTCTTATAGCACTATGCATGCACTACACAGCAGGACCGTATTAAGCCATGTAGAGGCCCCTAGGCAATGGTAAACCTTGAGGCCCCTTTCGGCTCTCGTTTTCAATTCAAGTAGAGTTAATACCTACGGACCTAAAAATTTATATTGTGATATTTTTgtctttaaaatatttgtaggtatctacttattttaaaatccccTTGACTTATTTTTCTCAGGTGTTCAAAGTTTTACACAGATTCATTTCACTTTTCGATATAACCAGTTTCACCTCGGGACGGACCGCAAGGTCTATTCGCTCACTCTCATAATTTGACAGGaaggcaatccgacacgaccggagagagagaAGGCGCAGGCGCAGGACCAACCACTTTACTTTATGTACATATTTAAGACATCCATGAAggaagttttaatttaatatttttgtctgGCAGGCTTCAAATGGGTGACGAGATGTCTAAGCGCAAGAAGTTTATGTTCGTGACGTGGGTGGGGCCCAACGTGTCCGTCATCAACCGCGCCAAGATGTCCACCGACAAAGCCATCATTAAGGATATCATTTCTGTGAGTATTTCGGTCTTATTTTCAGGCCCCAAATGTGGTGGGGCCCGAGAAAGAGCTTCCGCCGTGTTTCTCGCTGATTCATTTCGGTAGGAAGAGCATTCTCAACCAGTGGAAGATTCAAAGTCACTagtaaaagtttgtttgaatgaaaaaaatatctgtttctatTTCGTTCACAAAATAGAGGATCGCGGTTTGACTTCTGgtactaggtacttaggtaggtagtaggtaccttcaATCTTTGCGTCACAAAGGTGTCTCCTATCTCTCGGAGGGAGGGAAAGGTGTCTCTATCCACGGAGAAAAGTTagtaatagggctctctctgttaagtaatcccatacaaatgacagagacaaaaaactcagtgggtgttaaccaatgatattagaataagtgttaaccattttggcccactaaccaatcacaaacgaaaccaTGTTCTGGAATgatctttaaaaacatatttttcgaatcaaatgttttttgtaaacatgtttgtgattggttgatgacTCAAAATCGTTAACATCCACAgagtttttgtctctgtcatttatATGAGATTAAGTACCTAACGAAAGAGCCCTATACCAACTTCTCTCAGTGGATACAGTACTTAcctatagatattttttaaattcaaattcaaattcaaattcaaattatttttattcaattaaacttttacaagtgcttttgaatcgtcaaaataatctaccactggttcggaatgctgttcctaccgagaagaaccagcaagaaactcggcggttgctcttttcaaatgtacaatttacaataatatgccaataCTTAGCATTATAGTGGCAAAAGTTTTCAAGTACGTATTCcagcttttttacccgactgtggcaaagccaaaaggaagggttatgattttagcagtctatgtatgtatgtatgcgtgtatgtttgtatccagattctgtgtgttccaccgtagcacctaaactactgggccgattttgatgaatgaggtgtcaaccgattcgtcgtaaaggtccgggtgacataggcttcattttatacttaccaaaaaaatttaaaaagatgttacatgaaaaaagtgggggtctccaaaattttttctttgcttttgtacctatcgagtgggatgacaaatgaaagaggaaattttgagttcataaatagttataaaatgtcctacaatattaaaatataccaagcgacagaaaaacaattttactataatatttggCGTTTTTTAAgacaatcgcagtcgggttttagttttcaactttatcttgcttcaattcaattttttaaatgaatttctAAACGATTCTGAACTagtgaatacctacctatttatgtgAATTTGAAGACcccattatattttataactcaGAAACAATATACCTAACAGGTAATTGATTTTATcctttattattaatattaatgaccATTTCTTAGTATTAACTTAGATATAGTTAAGTGCTGATATAAGTCTGATTATGGGTTGGCATCGCGCTTGACGATTGTTTATCATGATCGCTATATGTATTGATTTTATCATCATAATCTCCTTTATCGTAAATGGGTTGAGTAAATAACCATATTGTTTTTCCAACTATAATCCCTTTTAAAGCAGCCATGACTCAACTactgtaataatataaagtgGTAAAGTttgaaagtcaaagtcattatTCTAATTGGGTACTATTTGTACATTTTCTGATAGTCAATGATGTAGTTAacttaaaagttgaaaactaaaacccgacaaacgctgaaatattatagtgttgatgtaacatccgttaggtcatttttttcgtataaaatatagcctatgttacccgggcctttacaacgaatcaattgccacctcattcatcaaaatcggcccagtagtttaggagctacggtggaacacacagaatctggatacaaacatacgtatattcaaacatacatacatacaatatagactgctaaaatcataacccttccttttggctttgccgcagtcgggtaaaaactaaagctacgagggttccaaacgcgcccaagttgGGATAAAGGGACGTCGCCCACTGCGACTTTTTAGCGATGAAGTCGCGATACTGCCGCTCACTGGTCGTGCATACCTTCGCCCGCGTAATTATgcgagagttccgtacctcaaaaggaaaaaaggaacccttgtaggatcactttgttgtctctgtccgtctgtccgtccgtccaagAAACCTATAGTTTTAGCTTGTTACTTCCAGATGACccagaatcatggaatttggcaggtaggtaggttttatagcacaagtgaaggaaaaactGATTTTGCGTTGCTACTATCGCGATATAGCATCGTCACAGAGGTGGTACAACATTGATCTTGAGATGTGTTGGACTTTGCCTTAAACCCTTCCCGTTCAGACAGGAATTCAGTGTTTAGAAGTGGGCTGGCGATGATCAtaatgaaattgaattttaGCTAATATGTAATGCATacttgaaaatgaaattttttgCAGTAAATAAAGTATGAATGTGAATggaatattaaatttttgttgttacatattattacatataaaatataataaagagaTCTCCTGTATTACGGCTGAGTAAATAAATAGAACAGTAATTATACACTCATACCACATAATACGTACATAACAAATAAATTTTTgctttaaaagataaaaaacatgattattgttgttgttttcattggaaaataaaacactaagtataataaattatgtattgaaATAGCTCAAACTTAAAAAACAACTCTTTGCTTAAATGAAGTCGTACAAATATTTCCTAACATTAAAACCGACTGTTTGAGCAACTGCAGAAATAAAATCGTAACCAACAATGCATTTATACTTAGGAGTGTCCAAATCTATTTCCTTGCTGCCTGCAAGCAACTTTAATTCCACCAAAGTGGCTATTTGAGACAATAGATTACTTGTTAAACCAGTTTTCTCCTCTAATATAGCGTAAAAGATTGCCAGCAATCTATCCAATGTAAAGACTTTAGGTCCGAGTTGTGTATTTAGTTTTTCAGTAATTTTAGCCTTCGCCTTAACTTGCTGCAtcctttttctttgttttcCATGATTTTTCATAAACAATCTCTTATCTTCTTTCGGTGGGTTGTAACTTGCTAAATAAGCAGCAATTAAAAGGAATTTCGAATAGAATGGGAGTTCAAAACTTTGTGCAAATGCTTTAGTTGATAATAGTTCttcttttaatgtatttttaaagttcaagTTCTGTAGTTCTGTCGACTCATTGTTATCTTTACCGGCCGATGTTGTCCTAGGAGTTGATGTGTGTATTCTTAAGTAGAGTAATTCTAAGCTTTCTTTGAGTATGGGTGCAATGTGGCGCCACAACTTTGGTAAATCAGTTGATTTGATTTCGTTTCGTATGATCGGTTCACAGTATTTGGCGAAGTTTACTTTCGCCATGTAATGTAACTCGATTAAATCCCGGCACGGTCGGTAGAACACGCTCAAGAATGCATTAAGAAAGTTTTCAAACAACTCTGGCCGTTCAAGATCTTCTTTAATACCGTGATCAACAATGTGATTGCTCGTCACGTGACGCACGAACGCTTTCTGATGCAGAAATATGATTTTGAACAGTTCGTCTTTATTGTAGTTTGGGAAGTACATCGTTATAGGATTTCGGACTCCCGTTTTGAAGTAGAAGTTGTCGTAAATGAGATAAGTAATGAAAAATGTGCAAATATTCAGGCTGCAAAACTCGCGCAGTCTTAAAAACGTGGGCATGATGCTTTGATCCATATTCTGAAACCTTTCTGCTCGATCGAACACCAACACGATCGGCTCGTAGCGAGTTTGTTCAGCGCTGTATGCGTTTAGGTTATTCATCAATTCCCATAAAGAATCGCATTTGATATCTACCTGATTGTCGTAAAGCCCTGTTAAAATAGCCTCGTACATAATCTTCGGTGTGTAACACTCGATGCAGTTTATAATAACGTGTTTGAAACCTAAATACTGCAGCACTGTGTTAACACAAAGACTTTTTCCAGTAGCCATGTCTCCGCTGATAAATACTGAAACTGGAAGCGGTTCATCGTCTTCACCCAAAAGATCCAACAAATCTTGAAGCTGGGTCTTTCTACAAGGCACTTTTTCATATATTTCGTCCATATTTcccaaataaacaaaaacagcGATGTAACAACGTGCTCAACTGACTCAACTGTCAACTGAATCGCAAGTGTCAACGTCAAAAAATAAACGAATCTCATTGGTTAGCATACATTTTAACGTTTCGTTTTACGTCGCTAACATAACGTGCCGCCTCTCAACACTGTTTTCAAAATAACCAATTACGGTCTAATGTTTCACGTTTTACAGgcctttttatttaattaattattacaaatcGATGTTTGTGTTTGTTTCAGAATTTCGCAGTGGAGCTTCAACTGGAAAGTCAATCGGAAATAGACATCGATCAATTCAAAGACACCCTAAACAGGGCAGGCGGCGCCAACTACGGGACTGGGATCAGAGATTTATGAATTGAATAGAAAGACGAAGCCACCTTACCAAAGTATACGTTTTTAACAAAGCAATACATACTtcgtactacataatattatttctagcAGAAAATTTGCAGTCTCATATCTGTGTAATAAAGTTACCAGGCAAAATAAGCAGTGTCGATTATACGAATGAAAGGCACAAGGTAGAAATGAAAGGGTACTTGGATATTATCTTTATCAACGATTAGATGCGGATAAACCACGTTTCTATTGCTTATATTAATTTACACCATCTATTCCTTGTCATAATGTTATTTCAAAGAGGGTAAACTGAATATTTTACGATGTAGGTATTGCTTTGTTAGGGTatattttgtgtgaaaggtaTATTAAAATTCAGGTCAAAAGTGgcatattcaaaaaaaaatattagtagatTAAAGTAATcgtaaaggatttaaaaaattttgtaatgttttttatcgtatttaaattgaaacttcgatttatattttgtattaatatATTGTGTGACAATAtatttgtataagtacctactaataatatttcTCGGCAGTAATATGACTGAAAATCTTTGTCTGCTAATCAATTTTTACTGCTGCATCTTGcccttttaatatttaaaaaaaacctttgtgTAGAATAGTCGactttttctttataaatacttcgattttttatttcatatcagtctgtaactaacttgttatttatttttcttgacgacggagatatatttatttttttaacgattgtaaaaaaatatttttattcatggactgatttttttacataattagtTAACCTTAGTTTAGTGGCAGGGTGCAATATTCACAATTATTTAGAATGAGAATAACATAATAACTGCGATGTTGCCATGTGTAAGGCGCCAAAGTGCATTTATTTTTGTCTACATTTGTATACAAGCATTGGGATTTTACTTGCTTTTATACCTATACATTGACTAGTATTATATCACCCTACATAATTTTTGATGAcaggtaataaaaattaacaaaacaattgtttttttatttatccatCCTCAAGAAATCTATACCTTAGAGTTGAAGAATAGCTGCCTAGCTCTGGGTTTGCGACCTGGCTTTCAATTATACGCATTAAAAAGCAGGCGaaatttttttaacaatgttAAGCTAATGGGTCAGCCAGGCCAACTTCGTATATTACTTAGGGTACCTGTTCACTGAAGAGGAGTGGAGAGAAGTGTTTACCAGACCAATTTTACTACACATAGTCCATAAAAACAATAAGACTATAATACATCATGTATTAATCAAATTGGTCTGTCGAACATATCTCCGCTCCGCTTCGCTTTTGTGTGCAGACACCTTTATTTATGAATTCTGTAAACAAAATATCGTAAGCAATCTGAAAACGTAAATTTCTAAGATATAAATCAAACAACTTCATGGTaccataatgttttatttaatttttactcaTAGTTTATTTCTTATAACATGAAAtgaacatataatattatgacttatGGTTGGTTTCCGTCGAGCATCTCGACCTTAATAACTATGTTAATACATACAACAGGATGGAAAGGGGCCAATCATTGACTACGTCACACATCTATAGCCGATTCTTTGCTGTCAAAAATTCATAAAACAGCATCCTTAGGGCGCATGTCCACTTAAGCGGAGCAGTGCGGAGAAGCAGGTCTATCGAGTTTATTGATAGACGACGTGTTAATATTATTTGAACAACGAATTTTGCAGAATTTTCTATTTTGTGTGACGTAATATTATGGCCCCTAGAGCacctttaataatattattatgaactagctgatgcccgcgactgcgttcgcgtggatgcaggttttttaaaaatcccgtaggaactctttgattttccaggataaaaagtagcctatgtgctaatccagggtataatctatctccattctaaattttaacccaatccgtccagtaatttttgcgtaaaggagtaacaaacatacacacacacatacaaactttcgcctttataatattagtgtgattatgataTAATGAACACTGGTGTTATTTGCCTTacatctatacctactacgtTAACTATTGTCTGATATAAACGCTTTTAAACTAGCCTTGCCCCGTATTACGGAATTTTAATACGACTGTTACGATGATCGCAATCATTTTATATAAACTCATTTCACTCCCTCGGTTCTACATGTCTTGTTGAAGTAAAAGTCTTGCCTCTTTCTAAGGTACAACTTGAAAATAACTCTGATATTTTTTGGACAGAAGTAACGCGAACAATACTTTAGCATTTAGAATGGCGGCTTTTATTGAGACCTACATCTTCTATTGATGTTTTTTACTAAATTCTAACATGACGTAGGTACGTACGATGTACAAGTAACGATGCAGATTGTtgctgaaaggggtatggcacttttatcaaacccatataCTCCAGATTCTATCTATTTAATATCTATCAATTCACCCAAATATAGGAACGATGATCGCAATCCAAGAACCGGAAGTTTCATAATACAAGGCTCTTTGTCTATGgggtattaaaaataaagaaaatctaaaaaaaacaaatgctGATAAATCGCATAAAGTACAAGTTGGAATCACAatcgtaataaaataaagttattatttatttattccccAACAGTTGATTACTATTAagccataaaaatattttgtttttataacaatataataaattattgttagtgacaaaaaaaaaattttactacataataaaatattttccttaaaaaaaatccaatacAATAGCTATTTATAAAAGTTCGAAATAACTTGACACGAAAAGATATTATTActagaaaaaaatctaaacctaAGGAGCAACGCACATCTGCAGAGTTGAGTGGCATCAGGACATTAACTTTTGAGCAATTGATGGTGAAGGCAAGTAGGAAACCGGCACGcctgaaagttttccataatgttctcaaaggtgagtgaagtctgccaattcgcattgggccagcgtggcggccTATAAATCGTCAAGTGATGGGTTgttcatgatgatgaattttaaatgtATGATGACAATGTAGAAAATAAGAGTCTGAGTTGTCTTATACAAAGATGcagccagagtgaactagagcaAGGCTACTTTTGCTTTTAATCTtcaatcgacatctgtcaaatattaggttagGGGTGATGTGAAATCCTAGTACAGTTTCATAGCCTACCAGACGAAATGGGTAGGCGAAGTTTGGCGTTTCGTTACAACTTTCCTAACTGTCGTGAGCTGTCGCGGTGCGCCTcagctccactccactctgcaGGTGTGTGTTGCGcgtaaatcttttttttttgagaaattttctataaaacattattatatttatttgaacaCACTATTATTTTGGTATGATACTCTCAGTTGATGgtgtttgtttattatttcGTGTGAAAtgtgtaattatttttattaaataattatttaatgtttCTATTGAGGCAATTCTAATTAATATTTCGTGTACTTATAAGTATTATGATTTCGCAAAACACGCTTCACCACTTTGTACCACCAATATGAAATATTGCTATCATGCTATGATAAAAGAAATagattgcttgcttttcctgcttctttagtagagGGAAGGGAGACGGTGCATACCGCATACTGCACGTTGTACCACATAGATTACTCTGTTttgacggattatagcaaattaaactttttcttcCTCGATATCATggaattccgcaaagtaacTCCTGATTCAATGCAACACATTTCTTTTTCAGCCATATTTTGCACGTCATATAGATGGGACTTATGGTGGCTGGTAGTGGTGGTGGTTAGAGGCCGCTCACGCGGACGGTGGTGAGAGTGTACCGTCGTCACTTGTTGGGCGACAACGCCTTGAGCAGTCGACTGCGCGTCTGGGCGCCAAACAGAACCGTCAGCAGTGCTACACCGTAGCCGGTTGCACGCTCGCCCTGAAAAATTAGTTGTAGACTGTTAAGCGTTATACGAATACCACCGAATACAATCGATAATGTCAGTAGAGACAAATAGCCTCCTAATATAATTCGTATGTGTGGTTTCGCATAATTGTAAAAGCATTAATGTTTCTATGGGTCGCCTGCCCTGCAATAaaatgactttttttttaatttgtttctaagcaacgttgacctaagtctgtaactggatgggtgaccgacttcatCTGTCTGATATTGGCTTTTCAGTTCCTTATGTGCCCCGGAGAACACTTTAAGACGTCGGTctcggttatttttttataatataattattgttaaacCTAAGGCGAAATCTCGTTTTCTAAAGCCTGAAACAAATTATCGGACGCGGCTTACGGACGCGTCCCATAGTTTGTTTCCTGTAACCGAGGAAAAGTCTGGGAACGCACCACAAAAAATTTGTATGTCCTTGGGTTCCTGACTGGATGTATCTCAACTCTGTATTGTAAACACCATGTCATCCCATATTCAAACACAAACTATTTGGTTTCATTATCATCCCAAGAAATTttctaccattatgtgatttgTGATTGTAGGAAGGGGTCAAacccctcagcaatgaggaataagaCGCAGAGAGACAGGGTACTCACGCAATGCGCGGGCGCCGCCATGTCCACGTGCAGCCAGGCGCCGGTGAAGTCAAACCCGAGGTGTGCCAAGATGAACAGCCCCGCACAAGATGGCTGAGCGTTGTTTCGGTCCTGCTTCAAACATAACCATTGTTAACGttaaagaaaattgaaacatcCTAAAAATACCACTAGATGGCGTTAGCTGTGTCCTAAATCTTACTATCACAATCTTAAAAAGTATTGAACGGATTTTATGCTTTCCACCGATAGATAAAGTATTTACATAGGTTACCTATGAATGAGTAAATGAATggatacttttattgtacaccaccaaattagtatagaaaacacatacaaaacaaaaatataggcaggccCAATttggcggtcttatcgctacctagcgatctcatccaggcaaccaaaatggtgcaaaggataTATATAAGGATAGCTATAGAGTTATGCCAAGGCCAGCTGTGGGAAATCAGTTAggttgaaatttatagagcgcactttgactttgcttagacttaagtttcagttaaaatgacgGATTTAAGCCAGCGGTACAACGCTCTCTCgtttttaacagtgtcttaagtctgagcaaagtcaaagtgtccTCTATAGATGTCAGCTTTAGTGTGTTGTACTCACAGCAACACTGTTCTTCATATCGGCCACGACACTGCTGAACTCGGAGAAGTGAAGCTCCGGAGCGAAGGGCAGAGCATGAGCCAAGTCCCCGGAGACCAGACCCGAGCTCACGCAGAGGCTCTCCAGGCGAGCTGAGTTGGATATGATGGCCGCGTGGTATTTGCCTGTTGCTGTACCCTGACAATGggaataataacatttttttagggttccgtaccttaaaaggaaa
The window above is part of the Maniola jurtina chromosome 5, ilManJurt1.1, whole genome shotgun sequence genome. Proteins encoded here:
- the LOC123865083 gene encoding origin recognition complex subunit 5-like; its protein translation is MDEIYEKVPCRKTQLQDLLDLLGEDDEPLPVSVFISGDMATGKSLCVNTVLQYLGFKHVIINCIECYTPKIMYEAILTGLYDNQVDIKCDSLWELMNNLNAYSAEQTRYEPIVLVFDRAERFQNMDQSIMPTFLRLREFCSLNICTFFITYLIYDNFYFKTGVRNPITMYFPNYNKDELFKIIFLHQKAFVRHVTSNHIVDHGIKEDLERPELFENFLNAFLSVFYRPCRDLIELHYMAKVNFAKYCEPIIRNEIKSTDLPKLWRHIAPILKESLELLYLRIHTSTPRTTSAGKDNNESTELQNLNFKNTLKEELLSTKAFAQSFELPFYSKFLLIAAYLASYNPPKEDKRLFMKNHGKQRKRMQQVKAKAKITEKLNTQLGPKVFTLDRLLAIFYAILEEKTGLTSNLLSQIATLVELKLLAGSKEIDLDTPKYKCIVGYDFISAVAQTVGFNVRKYLYDFI
- the LOC123865092 gene encoding coactosin-like protein isoform X2 — its product is MSAVEGMEYDNIVQNGPKKVAMTTGIDRDTIRSAYEDVRSDASPTEWAVFKFDGARIICSARGSDFTEFRTQFADDERAFGYLRLQMGDEMSKRKKFMFVTWVGPNVSVINRAKMSTDKAIIKDIISNFAVELQLESQSEIDIDQFKDTLNRAGGANYGTGIRDL